acgcagtcataggtttgaacgtagttttcaatttagactcgtttatatatatatatatatatatcagtctaaagatttgcacaacggtaaAATATATAGGCACAAAAAGGAAGGACAGTATAAAAATGACGATATGTATAGAATGTAACCACTcatgttaattttaaatcaattttacaGACACCCTTGTATTGTTATGAGACAAGAAAGTTGTCAAAAGATGAATTAAGCGGTCTTACAGGCGACCCAAGGTTCGTATTTGTGGATATCAACAAGTAATTCAGTTTAAGAGACAAACAGAGACTTCAATCGCCTGTATTTGTTTAGCATCGATATAAAACCAGAGACAATAGATTTCGTTGGCtgattttaattaataattgcTGCAGGTaaacagtggcggatctaggGCGTCGGAGTTAGGACCCCCTTTTTTACGATCAAGGCATTTGAATTTtgacatatatttaatttaaacatggATGGATCCGCCCTATCCGACAATGGACAGGTTGAAAGTTGGCAACATCTACGAAttgaatacaatatatatgttaaaaaataagatgttttCAGTAGAAagatgtaggaagatgtggaataagtaccaatgagacaactctccatccaagtcacaatttgtaacagtaaaccatcataggtcaaATTACGGCCTTcgacacggagccttgactcaatCTTATACACTTGACCATAATGTAAAACGTTACCTCAACCGACATGCTAAGGAAAACATAGCTTATATCATGGTTGTCCTACTATAAAAAGGGATGATACTGAATTAAATTATAGTCAAGttccttgtttattttttcagatatgGATATTTTAGTGACACCTTGATGATTGAATGTCGACGGTATTTGCCATGGTTACTTCAATGGTATGTTTTCTTCCCTTTGCATTTTACATGCATTGATTATttgcaaattcattttttttcaatttcagtttataatttgaaatgaaattctTTTCACTATAATCTCACACTGTCTTTCTACTTTACACTTCTAAtgttaagttatatttaaaaaataaaagttattaacCAGTTTTCATGATATTGAGTATGTGCTAAATAAACATTGCATTTCAGGTTTCATAAAAATGGCGGAAAAACAAGAGTCGAGAAAATAGAGTCCCTTTCACAAGTAAGCTTCCCGTTTCATACTGTATGTCTTGAATATTTAGATACTGTACGTGatgaatattcattaaaacGACAAATCAGAGCTCTGtagaagtatatatatttggagACTTTCAATATTTGTAGACATATGAAACATAATTATATCAGACTGTTTATTGATTATTGGTTGCCGTtgaagtccagtggcaaatattacatacaAATGATTTGTAGTTAGCATCTGCTGACAACGCAAGTGGTATTTTTTCAAGACGGTCTAAACTAACAGTATCATTTGTATGCAATAAAGACAAGAGTGCGTGAAATTCTCCCTTTACAGAGTATTGAACCATTCCGACCAAATGTGCCTGGATGGGGCCaaggattttaaattttctgGTCAGTCagtttacattttgttattccTACAGCAGCACAATGTGTCATGGTTATATATAACAAATCTCAGATTCGTTCATATCAATCCGGGTACTGTGTCGTTCAAAAGTATTCTAGAATTTTCTTAAGGTTTGCTCCTCCTCCTCCCAGCCTCGTAGCAAACCTGTTAGTAGAATATATATCGGCTCATTTAGATGTTTTCACAACAAAatcttgatatgaaaaaaatacttaagtcatgaataattgatcataattcagttcaattttcaaaatattttggtcCATATGTATTCGTTGAAAAGAGTACAAAAAGTAGCTGTATGAATATTTATGTTAACTTGGCAAAGTAATTGTTTGAACATTCATGTTAACAAAGTAATTGTTTGAACATTCATGTAAACAAAGTAGCTGTATGATCATTCATGTTAACAAAGTAattgtttgaacattttgaacatttatGTTAACAAAGTAATTATTTGAACATTTATGTTAACAAAGTTATTGTTTGAACAGTAATGTTTTTGAAGCTATATATGTACACCAATGTGATTTCAGATTGTAAACCAGTACGATATTTACGTCAACTGTCTTGGACTGGGTGCCAGAGAATTGTTTGAAGACAAAGAAATGTTTCCTGTCAGAGGACATCTCATAAGAGTAAACAATTATACTTTTCTTTAAGACATTGTTtagatgtttgtatatattttatttgaaagtaaTTAAAACGAGTATAAAGACGATgcgatatgattgccaatgagacaactcttgaCATGAGACAAAATggcacataaattaacaactttatgacaccttacggccttcaacaatgagacaATCCTATACCGAATGGACACCTTTAAAAGTCTTTGAACAGGCCATTCTACGGTGTGATAAagtgttttatatattgtatcaaatatcaatattgcAGACTGGTTGGAACTCTCTGTGATTTCCACATATAACACCAAAGCTCTGAAAAAACCGCAAAGAATaagatatatacaataatatcaAACAAAAGAACCACATATTCTCAGTTTAATGTTTCAGAGAAACGATAAAATATTGATGCGAGTTCTATATGTTATACAaaacagtgtattttctgttgAGAAAGTGGATGCATTTTTGTAacctaaaatgtaaaaatatgttttaccaGGTACAAGCACCATGGGTGAAGAATGCTTATTTTGCGGACATCTCAACATACATATATCCCgggtaagaattttttttatacatacttAGATTATCAAAATACAAGGAAAATGAGGTCAATTTTCACTTTATTtcttgaatatttcaaataatttacaatcCTGCATGTCCTTAAGTATTTTTGTTCTCTCCCTTCTTGTAACTTATGTATTTCCTTGATTACAACTTGcactatattattttcaaattgcaCGATATTAACAACAATTTGATTACTCAAAGAAAGACACTAACACAATAGCAAGCACATAAAGATTACAACGCTGTCAACAAAGTCTCCTTTTCCTTTTAAATTGCGCGTACTTCAGTACCGTATAGAAATGCATAAACTTAATAATCCGTTGggtatttcttttgttattttcgACTACCTATAGACTTCTTTCGATTGAAACTACGGTCATGCTCAAGGGGAATTCATTTTGGCTGTTTGAAGTATATACATACAGTCATGCCTGTTGGAAGAGAGTTGAATTGCTAAATGCAACCTTGGGTCGTTTTGGAAAATACCAAACTCACACAAGAACCCACACCACAACGAGTGTTcttcatattatattatatgggTAACAATTTGCCAGGCTTTTTAATTTAGTATCTTACTGTATCCATCGCgccattgtttttttctctctcgtCGCAGACATGAGTATTTGACCTGATGCAGTCCACCCGTTATTCAGTTGttatcattgttattttgttaatgtGTTCTCTTCCTGAATATTTCCGAATTGGTTGATCTGGATTTAAAACAACCAATCaatcttcatttattttggCAGTGACATCATTATGAATAGACGTCCGCAAAACACTTTActagtatatgtatatacataacGATAATAACATCATATATCCTTATTTTCCCTGCAGACAAGACGATGTTGTGTTAGGAGGGACAAGACATGTAGGAGAGGAGTCTTTAGATTACAATGAAGAGACATTTAACGACGTCTTACACAGATGTTGTCAAATATTACCAGGTCTTAAGGTAAGTTCTGAACTACTAAGAATAGTATGTGAACGTTTCATAATGTTGagtccccctttttaaaatggcttaTCTGCTCctgattttgtttaatttataattacaatttttgATTACATTTATCCTTCTTTAGGAACTCATTAGTGGATACAATTATATATCTGTATTGTTTCTTAGAGAGCCAGTACATGTCTCTGTGTTTCTTGTCTGAGCCAGTACATGTCTCTGTGTTTCTTGTCTCTTCGAATATTTTTGGTTAAGCATCGTTAACGTCCATGGAATGTATTAATATATGTTAATTATCAAAGAACGTCGTTATACTATCCATCTCCTAATATTTTTCAGCAAACATGCCATTTGGAAGagaaaatcaatgaaattttcacagAATGAGCATAACATTTTACCAAtacttcattatttttttttcgagaaTAAATTACGAGAATCTCTGGTGAGATAAATGGAGTGATGATACACATTTGTTGTCTCTGTCTATTTGTATCGAGCGCGGTATAAATTAATAGTATCTATTTTTTTACAGAGTGCTCCAATTGTGAGAAAATGGGTGGGAATAAGACCACATCGGACATCAATCCGAACGGAGATAGAACTTAAAAAGGTTGGAAGTCATATCATGAAGGTATACTATagaaagacagaaaaaatagtATCGATTTAATCGGATGTGCATTCATACATTCttgatatagatatatataagaacatgaggtatgagtgccaatgagtcaactctatacatccaagtcacaaaagtaaaccattaatcTAATAGGTCTTCATCTCGcagccttggttcacaccgaacagcaagctataaagggcaccaaAAATGAtcaatgtaaaaccattcaaacaggaaaaccaagaGTCTAAAAATGAGAACGAGAAACACTTCTGTTTGACACAGTTGTAACGCAGATGCGGATTTAAATTTTCTGATTTGTCACAGTTACTTGATGTCAACAAAAGTTCTCTTCAAACTCGTAAATTATACTAACGAAAACGTGTGTGCACTTTTATTTTCCTCAGCATATGTTTCTTaactaattattttatttcttgatacAGGTAGTTCACAATGTCGGACACGGAGGAGATGGTGTCGCCCTGAGTTGGGGGAGTGCGATATCTGCTGCCAAACTAGTTGCACAGATTCTTTACTCAGATGACGCAATCTCAAGATCAAAATTATAAactaaatcaaatcaaatctatgTTTTATACAAATAACCTGTTGATAgatgtattttttgtttctataaaaagtcatgtgaaaatgatttttcccaatgtaaataatttattgtattgTTATGTACTATAGTATATAGGCTCACATGAGGCATACTCACAATGcaccacaatatttttttttacctgaaaaatatgtctatatacatgtactacgTATAATACAAATGACATAACAGCTAACTAGTATACCGGCATGCTAGGTCTTAGTTTTGATgctgaacattttaaaacatgcaCAGCAGATGATTCcttaacaacaaataaaaaattatgttcaaaataaaattggaaCAGTTAAAGGAGATTGTTCTCAATAGATCTACAACACTCACCTACTGATAAAATACCCAGTAGATTTAGCACCATTTGCTAAAGatgtatgattgtaaatgaatTGTCTCCCTTCGACCAGAAGTTTTCATAATGATTTGGGAAAATAAATGACTTTTATAGGATAAAAGACAATTTTCCAATATAAGCAtcctataaaatattttatcaaaaaattatatttcaacaaCCATTGTAACATGAAACATACACTCACCATTTGAGACTATTACGGAATTATAGTACTTAACCTGAGTAACGTGAGGTATCACTAAAAAAAATCGGAGCAGGATGAGTTAACTACCTCAGATCATCCTACGATTTTTGGTCCATATTGCCACATTCTTCCGCTTTATGTGTATAAATATTGTGcacactttttttataattgcatCGTACAGTTGCAAATATAAGGGCATATAAGAGtgtgatataaatattgaatccTGAAACTCAAGGTAAGGTgtgagcaaaataaaaaaaagtgactACCATCTTGCGCGTAACTAATTGCAAAAAGGGACATGACAATACCGGACGTCGTCCGTGTGTCCGTCCGTCCGGTCATGTTAGCCGGCGTTCTCGGGTGCAATTCTTACCAGATTTCTATAaaacttatattatatattaatatcagCACCGCTGCAGTATCTCTGACAAGTTCTAATATCAAGGTGGATGATTGACTCGATTGactctttttttgtaaaaagagttatgtcccttgtatatggcgtttttcaataaaaacgtattttcttgtcccagccactttaaaaaaaatgtgtttgatctttgcaagtaattttttgtgtagtcagtacattgaattagatttaacatttttaaggaAAGAAATAGTTATTTTTTAGAGGGATTGATAAGATATTGACTCTTGAATGgtccaaaacaaccaaaatggcaTGTCCTTTAATCGCCTGTTCAACATTCATActctaaaatttaataaaaaaaaggaagaaataaATGGGTTTTTTACTTTACATAAgttctttaataattcaaaagtatgttcagagccaacatattttaataaacagctttcAATATAGGTTTCTTAATTTCAGAAGGTGTGTCCCtcacaaaatgtccactacgaaacgaagtcattaaaatttgccaataaacaattttataaaatcaatgtgatttttgtttgcaagagatataaacattagggtcttacaaaagaagtgatgcttttataacggcaattaaattgttggtaagaaaaattgagcacatcaaatggaccagagtgataccgtatttttgttattgtccactacgaaacgggtcaaatctcctgcagtatctggttttaaaattatgaaaaaaatatcagtgtatAGCTTGATAAATGCTTTGATGAATACAATCAGtcttgttactattgcaatatagggattgtgggaaaaaaataaaacatgcgaaTACGTCCCTTACGAAGGgtcccctacgaaacaagtatgggagaaaaacgtttcgtagtggacactaccactaccatgcagtcttttttttaaccttttttcaattatattcgtgcaaaacaaataacaagggttagtttcatgtaatttttattatgtgttttaattaacatataatagggttgatgtcaactacgaaattttttgtccactacgaaacggtttTGTCCATTACGAAACGCATCGaaatgtccactacgtaacATGAGTTGAACCTTCATATGTGGAGTACTGTCTAATCTTTATCGATAATAATGGTTttccaattcagaaaaaaatgagttttCTAGTATTTGAAGTAAACTAACTGAAATGTCTataggaaacatttaaaattgcaaaaatatgtgtgtttagaagaagtttcgtaggggacaactgtcccctacgaaacagtacacaaattatgaaaataatatcattttaaagaatatttaagattgcactttttgtttacaaacaggtctattatagaggtattcaaaataactcttgaaattgaattttagacaagttgattttccattttttttaggtctgaaaataacgcttttattgaaaaacgcccatatatagatatatattaaatttatggAAAATGGCCTCGTTAACGCTCTCACGGGTACAATTCTTTccagatatttataaaacttatactataGGTTAATATCAGAAATATCTCGAACAAGTTCTTTTTTTAACGAGTTATACCTTtggaaaaaattaaataagtgcACCGCTGGAACATTGGAACTCTGatctttaatttaaatagaTTGTGTTGATAGATAATGACTTATACCGATGGGTTACAATATAAGCTTTCGAGCAAGACGTGTCtcataaaatataacttaaaaaaactGTATTAATATGTACCCATAGACCCATATCTTTATAGAAGCGTAATAGGTGCAtagtaatattaaaattattcattgaattttttttttcaaaactcgaaattttgacatttcaatttttttagtgAATTACATAACTTGAGGAAATTATGCAATGTATTGTTGTAAaacatcaatatataaaaacatataacataACCTTTCAAAAATATGTCACCCGAGACAGCTTTGATCGAGCACATTTATGTGATGAATATGctattataaaattatgatttgAGGAAAATTATGCAATGAATACTATTATGTTTTTACATGGTGTAAAATAAACTTGTCTATTAAAGCAATAAATTACAGTATCAACATTAACCAAACATGTGATTACGTCTTTAACACCATGTAAAAAATatcagtaaatttaaaaaaaaaaaccaccataaGAGAAATTATCTTGAGCtcttaagaaatatatattgaatttcGAACTGATAtctataaaagataaaagaaaataagttaatCTTTGAAGGCAAAATGCAGCAATGTatcaatattcaatatataaGATACATGATTCCAAGTTTTAAATGAGATTCATAAAATCTAGGACGTATATCAGTTATAAATACGTCCTTgataaaatcaatcaaatatacATGCACATGGTCGTCTAAAAACGTCAGTTTGGTCACAAAATCTTGAATAtgacaaaacatgaaaatgcaACAACATTTAAtattctaaatttgaataaatgacaCCATATGTAAACCGAGatctataattaaaaatgaaaactatgAATGCGTCTCTCTTAGATATCAAACTGAAAGAATAACATTAAAAGTGGTCCATAAACCCGTCAAGTGCAAGCCTTTGATTCAACAGCTATTTTCATATAAACACTGTCTATCATATTAATAATACCCGACCATGCATCATGTAGTTATTTTATGTCAAAACTGATTGTGAACCTGTCACTTAACAATTGATAAATGCAAAAACACGGCACATACGTGGTCAACGTTTCATATAAAGGAGAGTCTGCGAAAACTTGTTTTTAGAATTGGAACGAATATTTGTGGAATAAAGACGCGAAATGGTAAGTCTTTTTTggccatttatttgtattggtaaataaatattttactttactAGTTAAGTAtgttaaaactataaataaagaaaatactagacataaataattgtttaaaaccAGATTTGTAGCATGATTGAAACATAAGCGAACTTTCAAAAAGAATCGATAAGATTGATAACATAAACTTT
This is a stretch of genomic DNA from Mytilus trossulus isolate FHL-02 chromosome 6, PNRI_Mtr1.1.1.hap1, whole genome shotgun sequence. It encodes these proteins:
- the LOC134720747 gene encoding D-aspartate oxidase-like; this encodes MDNYQRKSIAVLGAGVVGLSTAINIQKLYPRAEVTIIANKFNYETTSDGAAGIFRPTSIKTNGDLAIIRKWCKDSFKWYHSIWKSEEAPKAGVHRVGGYVYGREECEAHTPLYCYETRKLSKDELSGLTGDPRYGYFSDTLMIECRRYLPWLLQWFHKNGGKTRVEKIESLSQIVNQYDIYVNCLGLGARELFEDKEMFPVRGHLIRVQAPWVKNAYFADISTYIYPGQDDVVLGGTRHVGEESLDYNEETFNDVLHRCCQILPGLKSAPIVRKWVGIRPHRTSIRTEIELKKVGSHIMKVVHNVGHGGDGVALSWGSAISAAKLVAQILYSDDAISRSKL